A genome region from Penicillium psychrofluorescens genome assembly, chromosome: 3 includes the following:
- a CDS encoding uncharacterized protein (ID:PFLUO_005062-T1.cds;~source:funannotate), whose amino-acid sequence MAAVNQNMFDASIAMDRPGGSSLMVLPLNLIAEIVSNVEDTGDLARLCRTCRVLNYMALPQLYRCLTLTSYDRIRYRGEQPEGIGSGSPFTMGLNAVITRPYATLVRSMTLRGDWKEHELEEHARVGRVPDSSMMLNIAVRAAVDRMTSLESFSWELNTKMLDTVYMGLVQLPRLTSLTVRFPSSRHPQPTSVLPPMPHLRSLKITDIDPLCYPDDIATLLWKSKKLRDLRLHWSPRMRIAQEPSVSLHDYFRKSIAAKQPLPIKKMSFSNLYAFHTEEFNIAFDPTTVEDVTFLSGADSSNLVNTFVDSSWPTVVPHRKLKIKSIRMDAVSKRNSEFLGNFNGLEKLYFVNMTSDSSDYLNSPRPGMGPASSALTPPVSENPGAVNGTAGNSPSATASPASQTNLQLNIRDSYIANITTNHGASLRHLLLSSRWPLSTTMIARLVHSCPNLEQLALATEFSSMESLGLLVPFLRKLVALRLLIPAGSVAPHSGALNTTMLRTWKTPHVQETFSGRFSKAAIDLLNNAKSMADVVDIDDRILMEIMSYDMANEQIFGKLKIIGLGWKAFELQGFYKTPPPPPENEPDSNAAGDQSADASNGSPNPPNDPNSAGPEQPHTAPRPNNTTSGDTNTNPIAPKTPAAVPSSQPTPHPDPRPSTLGKRSRDDDESNESNENRAAQPSSSETDEPRDPRFQGDGCIAHTVMPDGYIRRRRLHRVGWDVLKHWEIWGLDSQEI is encoded by the exons ATGGCGGCTGTCAACCAGAACATGTTTGATGCTAGCATCGCGATGGACCGGCCGGGCGGTTCGTCGCTGATGGTGCTGCCGTTAAATCTGATCGCCGAGATCGTCTCGAAT GTCGAGGATACCGGCGATCTCGCGCGACTATGTCGAACATGTCGTGTTCTCAATTACATGGCCCTTCCGCAGCTCTACCGATGCCTGACGCTGACCTCCTACGATCGAATCCGTTATCGAGGCGAACAGCCAGAGGGCATCGGCAGCGGCAGCCCATTTACGATGGGTCTCAATGCAGTGATCACTCGGCCCTATGCGACGCTGGTGCGATCAATGACCCTGCGCGGGGACTGGAAAGAACAcgagctggaagaacacGCTCGTGTGGGCCGGGTACCGGACTCGTCGATGATGCTGAACATTGCTGTGCGAGCGGCGGTGGACCGGATGACGAGCTTGGAGAGCTTTAGCTGGGAGCTCAACACTAAAATGCTCGATACGGTCTACATGGGGCTCGTCCAGTTGCCACGGCTGACCTCGTTGACCGTCCGTTTCCCGTCCAGTCGACACCCGCAGCCCACATCTGTGCTGCCGCCCATGCCGCACCTGCGATCTTTGAAAATCACCGACATCGACCCCCTCTGCTATCCCGATGACATCGCCACCCTTCTTTGGAAAAGCAAAAAGCTCCGCGATCTGAGGTTGCATTGGTCGCCGCGCATGCGCATTGCACAGGAGCCCAGTGTCTCGTTGCACGATTACTTCCGAAAGTCCATCGCCGCCAAACAACCCCTTCCAATTAAGAAAATGTCGTTCTCGAATTTGTACGCTTTCCACACGGAGGAATTTAATATCGCGTTCGATCCGACCACCGTTGAAGACGTTACCTTTCTCAGTGGCGCGGACAGTTCCAACCTGGTCAACACTTTTGTGGACAGCAGCTGGCCGACCGTCGTGCCACACCGAAAACTCAAGATCAAAAGCATTCGCATGGATGCGGTCTCGAAACGGAATTCGGAGTTCCTTGGGAATTTCAATGGTCTGGAAAAGTTATACTTTGTAAACATGACCTCCGATTCCAGCGATTATCTCAATTCCCCTCGGCCCGGAATGGGCCCAGCCTCGTCTGCCCTCACACCACCGGTATCAGAGAATCCAGGGGCGGTCAATGGGACGGCAGGCAACTCACCATCTGCTACGGCCTCCCCCGCAAGCCAGACGAACCTCCAGTTGAATATCCGGGATAGTTACATTGCCAACATCACAACAAATCATGGTGCGTCATTGCGCCATCTGCTCCTCTCTTCTCGGTGGCCTCTTTCCACGACGATGATCGCCCGTCTGGTCCACAGCTGTCCGAACTTAGAACAACTAGCGCTTGCCACAGAGTTCTCCAGTATGGAGTCATTGGGCTTACTAGTCCCCTTTCTCCGCAAATTGGTCGCGTTGCGACTCTTGATTCCAGCGGGCTCTGTAGCACCCCATTCTGGCGCGTTAAATACCACGATGCTCCGAACATGGAAGACTCCGCATGTGCAAGAAACCTTTTCCGGACGTTTCAGCAAGGCGGCGATTGATTTACTGAACAATGCCAAGAGCATGGCGgatgttgttgatattgACGATCGGATACTTATGGAGATTATGAGTTACGACATGGCAAATGAACAGATCTTTGGGAAATTAAAGATCATCGGTCTGGGCTGGAAGGCCTTTGAACTGCAAGGATTCTACAAGACACCCCCGCCTCCTCCAGAGAACGAACCTGACTCCAACGCTGCTGGTGATCAGTCGGCAGACGCATCAAATGGAAGCCCCAACCCCCCAAATGATCCCAACAGCGCCGGCCCTGAACAACCGCACACTGCTCCTCGGCCCAATAATACCACTTCCGGAGATACCAACACGAATCCCATCGCACCGAAAACTCCTGCTGCCGTTCCTTCCTCCCAACCCACTCCACACCCCGATCCCCGCCCATCAACGTTGGGAAAACGCTCCCGAGACGACGATGAAAGCAATGAAAGCAATGAAAACCGTGCGGCCCAGCCGTCTAGCTCTGAGACAGATGAACCGCGCGATCCACGCTTTCAAGGAGATGGCTGTATCGCTCACACCGTGATGCCGGACGGATACattcgccgtcgccgtctgcATCGGGTCGGATGGGATGTCTTGAAGCATTGGGAGATCTGGGGACTGGACTCGCAGGAGATTTAA